A genome region from Triticum aestivum cultivar Chinese Spring chromosome 2B, IWGSC CS RefSeq v2.1, whole genome shotgun sequence includes the following:
- the LOC123041321 gene encoding chloroplast envelope quinone oxidoreductase homolog: protein MKPSSMRAVQYSGYGGGAAALKYVDIPVPSPKKDEVLIKVEAASINPADWKIQKGMLCPFIPKFPFIPVTDVAGDIVEAGSAVQELKVGDKVVSKLVFWKAGGLAEYVAASESITVTRPAGVSAADAAGLPIAGLTALQALKAIGTKFDGTCRGSNILITAALGGIGTYAVQLAKLGNHNVTATCGARNLEAVMNIGADEVLDYKTPEGAALSNSSGKKYDYIVNTTTDGKWSAFKPALNCPGRVVDIASNFWNFVASILTFFSKKKLSIVIESMGKEDLRFLLELVKEGKLKTVGDSRHPFEKAADAWEKSMSGHATGKVIVVM from the exons ATGAAGCCGTCCAGCATGCGCGCCGTGCAGTATAGCGGCTACGGTGGCGGTGCCGCGGCCCTTAAG TACGTGGATATCCCAGTTCCTTCACCGAAGAAAGATGAAGTTCTCATAAAAGTTGAAGCAGCAAGCATAAATCCAGCGGATTGGAAGATCCAGAAAGGGATGCTCTGTCCTTTTATTCCTAAATTCCCGTTTATTCCAG TAACCGACGTTGCTGGAGATATTGTTGAGGCTGGTTCTGCGGTTCAAGAGTTGAAAGTTGGTGACAAAGTTGTGTCCAAATTAGTCTTTTGG AAAGCTGGTGGCCTCGCCGAGTATGTTGCAGCATCCGAGAGCATCACCGTCACCCGACCCGCCGGTGTATCCGCTGCGGATGCCGCAGGGCTGCCCATCGCCGGCCTCACTGCTCTGCAGGCCCTGAAGGCCATTGGCACAAAGTTCGACGGCACATGCCGCGGCAGCAACATCCTGATCACCGCGGCATTGGGCGGCATCGGCACGTACGCCGTCCAGCTCGCCAAGCTCGGGAACCACAACGTCACCGCCACCTGCGGTGCGCGCAACCTGGAGGCCGTCATGAACATCGGCGCCGACGAGGTGCTGGACTACAAGACCCCGGAAGGCGCGGCACTGAGCAACTCTTCGGGCAAGAAGTACGACTACATCGTCAACACCACGACTGATGGCAAGTGGTCGGCCTTCAAGCCGGCCCTCAACTGCCCTGGCAGAGTCGTTGACATAGCCTCCAACTTTTGGAATTTTGTCGCATCAATCCTGACGTTTTTCTCCAAGAAGAAGCTGTCCATCGTGATCGAATCCATGGGGAAGGAGGACCTGAGGTTTCTGCTTGAGCTGGTGAAGGAAGGGAAGCTCAAGACGGTTGGCGACTCACGCCATCCATTCGAGAAGGCAGCGGACGCGTGGGAGAAGAGCATGAGCGGGCACGCCACAGGAAAGGTCATAGTTGTGATGTGA
- the LOC123041322 gene encoding chloroplast envelope quinone oxidoreductase homolog, with protein sequence MATGGRPTTMRAVQYSGYGGGSAALKYVEIPVPSLKKGEVLIKVEAASINPADCRIQKGLLRPFVPQFPFIPVTDVAGEIVEVGSAVQEFKVGDKVVSKLIFWKAGGLAEYVAASESITVPLPAGVSSADAAGLPVAGLTVLQAVKAIGTKFDGTGVGSNILITAASGGIGSYAVQLAKLGNHNVTATCGARNLELVADMGADEALDYKTPEGAALKNSSGKKYDYIVNTTNGGKWSAFKPSLSSHGRVVDVAPNFGNFVASILTLFSKKKLSTVILSLGMEDLRFLLELVKERKLKTVIDSRHPFEKAADAWEKSLSGHATGKVIVGM encoded by the exons ATGGCAACCGGCGGGAGGCCAACCACCATGCGCGCCGTCCAGTACAGTGGCTACGGTGGTGGCAGCGCTGCCCTCAAG TATGTGGAGATCCCTGTTCCATCACTGAAAAAAGGTGAAGTTCTTATAAAAGTTGAAGCAGCAAGCATCAATCCAGCCGATTGTCGGATACAGAAGGGACTGCTACGTCCTTTTGTCCCTCAATTTCCATTTATTCCAG TAACCGACGTTGCTGGAGAGATTGTCGAGGTTGGTTCTGCGGTTCAAGAGTTCAAAGTTGGCGACAAGGTTGTCTCCAAGTTGATATTCTGG AAAGCTGGTGGCCTCGCAGAGTACGTGGCGGCATCCGAGAGCATCACCGTCCCCCTCCCTGCCGGCGTGTCCTCTGCGGATGCCGCAGGGCTTCCCGTGGCCGGCCTCACGGTGCTTCAGGCCGTGAAGGCCATCGGCACCAAGTTTGACGGCACGGGCGTTGGCAGCAACATCCTGATCACCGCTGCGTCCGGCGGCATCGGCTCGTACGCCGTCCAGCTCGCTAAGCTCGGGAACCACAACGTCACGGCCACCTGCGGCGCGCGCAACCTGGAGCTTGTCGCGGACATGGGCGCCGACGAGGCGCTCGACTACAAGACCCCGGAAGGCGCGGCACTGAAGAACTCTTCCGGCAAGAAGTACGACTACATCGTCAACACCACGAACGGCGGCAAGTGGTCGGCGTTCAAGCCGAGTCTCAGCAGCCACGGCAGAGTCGTCGACGTAGCTCCCAACTTTGGGAACTTTGTCGCGTCCATTCTGACGCTATTCTCCAAGAAGAAGCTGTCCACGGTTATCCTGTCGCTGGGTATGGAGGACCTCAGGTTTTTGCTTGAGCTGGTGAAGGAAAGGAAGCTCAAGACGGTCATCGACTCGCGGCATCCATTCGAGAAGGCGGCAGATGCGTGGGAAAAGAGCTTGAGCGGCCATGCAACGGGGAAGGTCATAGTTGGCATGTGA
- the LOC123041323 gene encoding putative uncharacterized protein DDB_G0290521 produces MSSPTPSGGGRPRELRWLEDSPPPSASPLRSYRQALCDEPAPSPVPATAVAPRRIPRSEIQPVPVAEEPAPADETAGSALRVSAGRDPVTAPRRAAWPPLLLRCVATPTTASNASTRGTHAPSVAGTGTVVVVATTATSPTPAPSLVPAPWPWLPRPSTRVRVPRSPRPPVWTGVRLSIASVPMYLYGTYCNTTIIYNEISHP; encoded by the coding sequence ATGTCCTCTCCCACGCCCTCCGGCGGGGGCCGTCCCCGCGAGCTGCGCTGGCTGGAGGACAGCCCGCCACCCTCGGCGAGCCCGCTCCGCTCCTACCGCCAGGCGCTCTGCGACGAGCCCGCGCCTTCCCCTGTGCCGGCGACGGCGGTCGCCCCTAGGCGGATCCCGCGCTCGGAGATCCAACCCGTGCCCGtggcggaggagcccgcgcctgCCGACGAGACCGCCGGCTCCGCTCTCCGCGTCAGCGCCGGCCGAGACCCCGTCACCGCGCCCCGTCGCGCCGCCTGGCCTcccctccttctccggtgcgtcgCGACTCCGACGACTGCTTCAAATGCCTCTACCCGGGGCACCCACGCGCCGAGTGTCGCCGGGACTGGCACTGTCGTCGTTGTGGCTACTACGGCCACATCGCCCACGCCTGCACCCAGCCTCGTCCCCGCCCCGTGGCCGTGGCTCCCCCGACCAAGCACCCGCGTCCGTGTTCCCCGGAGTCCTCGACCTCCAGTGTGGACGGGTGTTAGACTAtctatagcttctgtacctatgtacctatatggtacatattgtaacacaaccattatatataatgagataagccacccctag